The following is a genomic window from Dermatophilaceae bacterium Soc4.6.
GGCGAGCCCGGGGAGCGAGGCGGGATCGCGGCCCCGCGAGCGGCCGAGCTCGCCGACCTCGTCGCGCAGGAGCCGACGCTGCGACTGGCGGGGGTGATGGCCGTAGCGCCCCGCGAAGGCGAGCCCGACGAGGCGTTCACGCGCCTCGCCGAGGTGTCACGCGGCATCCGGGAAGCCCATCCCGACGCCGTCGTCGTCTCGGCCGGAATGAGCGGTGACCTCGAGACCGCAGTCCGGCATGGGGCGACACACCTGCGTGTCGGGTCCGCAATCCTCGGCTCGCGGCCGGCAGTTCGCTAACGTCGCAAGCGAGGCAGGGCCAGCCGGCCCGCGTACGAGGTCTCAACACGCACGTGTGGCACGCACGTCCGACAAGCGTCTGACTAGCGTCGGATTGACACTCAAGGGAGCTCACCCATGGCTGGGGTACTGCGCAAGTCGATGGTCTGGCTGGGGATGGCCGAGGAGGACGAGCGTTACGAGGGGTACGACGACCTCGACGACGACCGCGCTCGTCAGGAGGGCGACGACCGGGGTCGTGCGGCTGTGCCCGAGCAGGAGCACCGCGCCCAGGTCACGTCGCTGCCGCAGCGACAGACCCCCGTCGCCCGGGTCGTGCGCGACACGGAGGTGAGCGCGTTGACGCGCATCACGACGATCCACCCGCGCACCTACAACGAGGCCAAGAAGATCGGTGAGGCGTTCCGCGCCGGCACCCCCGTGATCATGAACCTCTCCGACATGGCCGACGACGACGCCAAGCGCCTGGTCGACTTCGCCGCTGGTCTGATCTTCGGTCTGCACGGCGAGATCGAGCGTGTGACGTCGAAGGTCTTCCTGCTCTCGCCGGCGCACGTCGAGGTCAGCAGCGAGGTCAGCCCCGAGGTCCCCCGGCAGGCCAGGGGCTTCTTCAACCAGAGCTGAGCACGCTGCCGAGGCAGATCGCCCCCGTCCACAGATCTGTCCCCCACACTGGTGACATGGGAATCGTCCTGTCGCTGTTCAAAACCGTGGTCTTCCTCTTCTTCATCGCCTTGATCGGTCGGTTGGTCATCGACTGGGTGCAGGTCCTCTCTCGCGAGTGGCGACCTCGGGGAGCCGTGCTGGTCCTCGCCGAGGGGGCCTACTCGGTGACCGACCCTCCCCTGCGTGCCCTGCGCAAGGTGATCCCCTCGCTGAGCTTCGGCGGGATGCGCATCGACTTCGCCTTCCTGGTGCTGATGATCATCACCTCGGTGCTGCTCAACCTGTGATTCGCCGGCTCTTCGGCCGGTGCGCCCGGGGTCGTGTGCCCCGTGATGTTGGTGTGGTGCACGCCGTTCGCTAACGTTGCCCCCGACCGGCCCGACGACCGAGGTGGAACCATGGCGCTCACACCCGAGCAGATCCTCAACAAGCACTTCCAGACGACCCAGTTCCGGAAGGGCTACGACGAGCGCGATGTCGACGACTTCCTCGACGAGATCGTCGCCGAGATGCGCACCTTGGTGGCACAGCGCGACGACTTCAAGCAGCAGCTGAACGACTGCCGCGCCGGCCGGGGACTCGCCGCCGGCGACCGCACCCAGGACAGCGTCTCCACGCCCTCGACGCCTTCGACGACGGCCATGCCGGCCCCCCCCGACACCGCGGCCCTCGAGGCGGCCCAGGCCGAGCTGGCCGACCTCCGCGGCCGGATCGCGAGTGCCGAGACGCAGGAGCGCGACGCCGCTGCCCGCCTGTCGCGGGTCACCACCGAGGTCAGCAACGCCGAGGCCGCGCTCCGCGACCGCACGGGGGCGATCGACAAGTCCGTCCAGGAGCGCCTCGAGACCGCCGAGACCGCGGCTCGCGAGGCGACCGCCGCGAAGCAGTCCGCCGAGGCCAGGGTCGCCGAGCTCCAGCAGCAGCTGGAGTCGGCGCAGGAGGAGCTGGCGTCGGCGCAGGAGCGCGCGGCCACGGCCGAGCAGCAGGCGCTGGCGTCCACGTCGGCAGCGCCCGCAGGAGAGGGCAGCAACACCGGTGTCATGCGCGCCGTTGCCTCGGGCGCCGGTGGTGGAGCGAGCGCTGCCTCCCTGATCGAGCTGGCGCAGCGTCTGCACGACGAGCACGTCGGTCAGGGTGAGAGCACCCGCACCCGCCTGATCTCCGAGGGACAGTCACGTCACGACGAGCTCGTGGCGACGGCCCAGGCCCGGCACGACGAGCTGGTCGGGAAGGCGACGGTCGAGCACGACCAGCTGGTGAGCTCTGCGCGGGCCAAGCACGAGGAGCTGGTCTCGGTGGGTCAGGCCCGGCACGACGAGCTGGTGGGCACGGCCCAGACGCAGCACGACGAGCTGCTCACCACGGCCCAGGCCCAGCACGACCAGCTCATCGCCGAGGCCACGGCCCGCCACGAGGAGCTCATCACCGAGGGTCGTGAGCGCTCCACGGGCATGGTCGCCGAGGCGCAGCAGCGCAAGGCGGCGGTGCTCGGTGAGCTCGAGACCGAGAAGTCCCGGCTGCAGAAGCAGATCGACCAGCTGCGCGGTTTCGAGCGCAACTACCGTTCGCAGCTGAAGTCCTACCTGCAGGGCCAGCTCGAGGAGCTGGACCACACGGCCGTGGAGCAGGAGCCGGCCTCGGCCGACCGGGGCTGACCGCTCGTCGCAGTGGTGCACCACGGCGGGCCCGGGTCGCACAGACCCGGGCCCGCCTTGGTTGAGCGCCCGACGGTGCGTCGGTTTGGCCGGAGCACGGCTCGCGCCTTATCCTCAGCGCCACGCACCAGAGGACCCTTTCACCAGAGAGGCCGCGACATGGCCGCAGCGACGACCGCCCGCAAGGGCGCTGGCACGACGAAGCCTCCGGCGACGGCGGCCGCGGCTACCACGTCCTCGTCGGCGACCAAGAAGGCGGCGGCGGTGACCACCAAGGCAGCCCCGGCCAAGAAGGCAGCCCCGGCCAAGAAGGCGGCCCCGGCCAAGAAGGCGGCCCCGGCCACGAAGCTCGCTCCGGCGAAGAAGCTCGCTCCGGCGAAGACCTCCGCCCGGGCCACGTCGGTCGCTCCCACGAAGGCGGCCGCGGCGACGAAGGCGACCCCGGCGAGGTCGAGCGCGGCTCGGAAGGCGGCGACGACCGGGCCGTCCGACCGCAGCCCGTGGACGGCCGCCGAGCTTCGTGACTTCCGCGAGGAGCTCCAGACCGAGCGGTCACGGGCGGAGGCCGATCTGCAGATCGCCGAACGCGACCTGCAGGGCCTGCTGCGGGAGGCCGGCGACGGAGCCGGCGACGACCAGGCCGACGCGGGCGCGAGCATCGGTGGTCGTGACTACGAGATGACCCTCGCGGCCGGGCAGCGTGACAAGCTGGACCAGATCGAGCACGCCCTCGAGCGGCTCGAGGACGGCACCTACGGCATCTGCGAGTCGTGCAGCAAGCCGATCGGCAAGCTGCGGCTCCAGGCCGCCCCACGGGCCACGCTGTGCGTGGACTGCAAGACCCGGCAGGAGAGTCGCTGATCCATCCTGACAGCAGCGCTCCTGCCCCCGGCAGGACCGAGCGCATGAGCCAGACCCCACCCACCGCCCGCCGCGTGAGCCATCGGCATCTCGTCGTCCTCCTCACGGTGGTCGCTGTCGTCGCCTACGGCCTCGACCAGCTGACCAAGGTCTGGGCGGTCGCGCACCTGACCCCGGGCCACTCGACGCAGGTCGTGGGCACCTTCCTGCAGCTGCAGCTGATCCGCAACCCCGGTGCCGCGTTCTCCCTGGGCACGGGGAGCACCTGGGTGCTCACCCTCATCG
Proteins encoded in this region:
- the sepF gene encoding cell division protein SepF codes for the protein MAGVLRKSMVWLGMAEEDERYEGYDDLDDDRARQEGDDRGRAAVPEQEHRAQVTSLPQRQTPVARVVRDTEVSALTRITTIHPRTYNEAKKIGEAFRAGTPVIMNLSDMADDDAKRLVDFAAGLIFGLHGEIERVTSKVFLLSPAHVEVSSEVSPEVPRQARGFFNQS
- a CDS encoding YggT family protein gives rise to the protein MGIVLSLFKTVVFLFFIALIGRLVIDWVQVLSREWRPRGAVLVLAEGAYSVTDPPLRALRKVIPSLSFGGMRIDFAFLVLMIITSVLLNL
- a CDS encoding DivIVA domain-containing protein; amino-acid sequence: MALTPEQILNKHFQTTQFRKGYDERDVDDFLDEIVAEMRTLVAQRDDFKQQLNDCRAGRGLAAGDRTQDSVSTPSTPSTTAMPAPPDTAALEAAQAELADLRGRIASAETQERDAAARLSRVTTEVSNAEAALRDRTGAIDKSVQERLETAETAAREATAAKQSAEARVAELQQQLESAQEELASAQERAATAEQQALASTSAAPAGEGSNTGVMRAVASGAGGGASAASLIELAQRLHDEHVGQGESTRTRLISEGQSRHDELVATAQARHDELVGKATVEHDQLVSSARAKHEELVSVGQARHDELVGTAQTQHDELLTTAQAQHDQLIAEATARHEELITEGRERSTGMVAEAQQRKAAVLGELETEKSRLQKQIDQLRGFERNYRSQLKSYLQGQLEELDHTAVEQEPASADRG
- a CDS encoding TraR/DksA C4-type zinc finger protein, with translation MAAATTARKGAGTTKPPATAAAATTSSSATKKAAAVTTKAAPAKKAAPAKKAAPAKKAAPATKLAPAKKLAPAKTSARATSVAPTKAAAATKATPARSSAARKAATTGPSDRSPWTAAELRDFREELQTERSRAEADLQIAERDLQGLLREAGDGAGDDQADAGASIGGRDYEMTLAAGQRDKLDQIEHALERLEDGTYGICESCSKPIGKLRLQAAPRATLCVDCKTRQESR